A region of Pseudoalteromonas aliena SW19 DNA encodes the following proteins:
- the prpB gene encoding methylisocitrate lyase: MSAGLKFKHAITNNRPLQVVGTINAYTAMMAEKMGHQAIYLSGAGVANASFGMPDLGMTSLDNVLEDIRRITGASDLPLLVDADTGWGGAFNIARTVKEMTKAGAAGFHIEDQVAQKRCGHRPNKEIVSQGEMVDRIKAAVDAKTDSDFYIMARTDAFQKEGLNAAIDRAAACVEAGADAIFAEAVHDLADYQAFAKAINVPILANITEFGQTPIYTKEQLSDVGVEMVLYPLSAFRAMNKAALNVYSAILNEGSQQSQIENMQTRAELYDFLDYHTYENTLDTLFSSKSDK, translated from the coding sequence ATGTCAGCAGGATTAAAATTTAAACACGCTATTACTAATAATCGCCCGTTACAAGTGGTAGGTACTATTAATGCCTACACAGCGATGATGGCAGAAAAAATGGGCCACCAAGCTATTTACCTCTCAGGTGCGGGTGTTGCAAACGCCTCGTTTGGTATGCCTGACTTAGGTATGACAAGCCTTGATAACGTGCTTGAAGATATTCGTCGTATTACGGGGGCTAGCGACTTACCGCTACTTGTTGATGCCGATACCGGTTGGGGTGGGGCGTTTAACATTGCACGCACAGTAAAAGAAATGACTAAAGCCGGTGCGGCGGGGTTTCATATAGAAGATCAAGTAGCGCAAAAGCGTTGCGGGCATCGCCCAAATAAAGAAATTGTCAGCCAAGGTGAGATGGTTGACCGCATTAAAGCGGCGGTTGATGCAAAAACCGACAGCGATTTTTACATTATGGCCCGTACCGATGCGTTTCAAAAAGAAGGTTTAAATGCCGCTATTGACCGTGCAGCTGCCTGTGTTGAAGCCGGTGCTGATGCTATTTTTGCAGAAGCCGTGCACGATCTTGCTGATTATCAAGCATTTGCAAAAGCGATTAATGTACCAATTTTGGCAAATATTACTGAGTTTGGCCAAACACCTATTTACACCAAAGAGCAGTTAAGCGATGTAGGCGTTGAAATGGTGCTTTACCCACTCAGTGCATTTAGAGCTATGAACAAGGCGGCACTAAACGTGTATTCAGCAATTTTAAATGAAGGCTCGCAACAAAGCCAAATTGAAAATATGCAAACGCGCGCAGAGCTTTACGACTTTTTAGATTACCACACGTACGAGAACACACTCGATACCCTTTTTTCATCAAAATCTGACAAATAA
- a CDS encoding sensor histidine kinase, protein MNISNKLMLIVLLTTFEISITVFSAFEIAKGAKFHQLNFLHLKYVNQLTKSVERIKSDLPVDIQAIESDILAIKQQPIDCLNEINHLNRIIMKVIKTDQAITICEDDIKIADSALLLVQQYKNDRLNKDDFLIGMSAALDGFNQHSEVFEEPIRKTVSFILMTLIPLVLIISLFNIIFISYLSRTISSSIRNLTKLLLNKSEDNTNLDDELDRKTSGELKALVIAARHRIKSEILNIESSLELKAIVNSQTASLQQANDELAQFAYRASHDLKSPLSGAKSLAQFVIQDIKAGDTEEASNNARIIYQQMEKLETLVVDILLLAKAEIGNEEKDFIDFEQIFIDMKERLTWLMKDNPCTLNTSVNLSTPISSEKARFAQIIENLISNGLKYYDKDNASPFVNCDIHDELQQLIIIVTDNGIGIPKKHQSEVFDMFKRFHVETSSGSGLGMALVKKHVEYLGGEISLQSSDKGTTFKIIIPMDTLK, encoded by the coding sequence ATGAATATTTCTAACAAGCTGATGCTAATTGTGCTGTTGACTACGTTTGAAATAAGCATTACGGTTTTTTCTGCTTTTGAAATAGCGAAAGGGGCTAAGTTTCATCAGCTTAATTTTCTTCATTTAAAGTATGTTAATCAGTTAACAAAATCAGTTGAAAGAATAAAAAGCGATCTACCTGTAGATATACAAGCCATAGAATCAGATATATTAGCAATTAAGCAGCAACCTATTGATTGCTTAAATGAAATAAATCATTTGAATCGCATTATAATGAAAGTAATTAAAACCGATCAAGCAATAACGATTTGCGAAGATGACATTAAAATTGCTGATAGCGCATTACTGCTTGTTCAGCAGTATAAAAACGACAGGCTTAATAAAGACGATTTTTTAATCGGTATGAGTGCGGCACTTGATGGTTTTAATCAACATTCGGAGGTGTTTGAGGAACCAATCAGAAAGACGGTGTCGTTTATATTAATGACTTTAATACCACTGGTTTTAATCATATCTCTTTTTAATATTATTTTTATAAGTTATTTATCGCGTACCATATCAAGCTCTATTCGCAATTTAACCAAGCTTTTATTAAACAAATCCGAAGATAATACTAATTTGGATGATGAGCTTGATAGGAAGACGAGTGGAGAATTAAAAGCACTAGTCATTGCGGCAAGGCACCGAATCAAAAGTGAGATTTTAAACATCGAGAGCAGTCTTGAGCTAAAAGCGATTGTAAATAGCCAGACAGCCTCACTCCAACAAGCAAATGATGAGCTTGCACAGTTTGCTTATCGGGCATCTCATGATCTTAAATCACCGTTATCGGGCGCTAAATCGTTGGCTCAATTTGTAATTCAAGATATCAAAGCAGGGGACACTGAGGAAGCAAGCAATAACGCACGCATTATTTATCAGCAGATGGAAAAATTAGAAACTCTGGTTGTTGATATTTTATTATTAGCCAAGGCCGAAATAGGCAATGAGGAAAAAGATTTTATTGATTTTGAGCAAATATTTATTGATATGAAAGAGCGGTTAACTTGGTTGATGAAGGATAATCCATGTACTCTAAATACCAGTGTTAATCTATCAACACCAATTAGCTCAGAAAAGGCGCGCTTTGCCCAAATTATTGAAAACTTAATATCAAACGGGTTGAAATATTACGACAAAGATAACGCTTCACCCTTCGTTAACTGTGATATACACGATGAGCTGCAACAGCTTATTATTATTGTAACTGATAACGGGATCGGAATACCAAAGAAGCATCAGAGTGAAGTGTTTGATATGTTTAAACGATTTCATGTTGAAACTAGTAGTGGATCAGGGCTTGGGATGGCACTTGTAAAAAAACATGTAGAGTACTTAGGCGGAGAAATTTCATTACAAAGTTCTGATAAAGGGACTACATTTAAAATAATAATACCGATGGATACACTAAAATGA
- the prpC gene encoding bifunctional 2-methylcitrate synthase/citrate synthase: MVDKALGGAGLRGQVAGQTALCTVGQSGSGLTYCGYDISELAEKAQFEEVSFLLSRGELPTTSELAEYKAKLKSLRGLPDALKTVLENIPKDAHPMDVMRTGCSMLGNLEMENDFSQANDAIDRMVAVFPSIICYWYRFTHDGVRIETQTDDDSVGAHFLTLLHDKAPSELFAQVMNVSLILYAEHEFNASTFTGRVCASTLSDIHSCVTGAIGTLRGPLHGGANEAAMDMIQGFTSAEHAEQEVMGMLARKDKIMGFGHAIYRESDPRNVIIKKWSEKLADEVGDTVLYPVSVRCEEIMWREKKLFCNADFFHASAYHFMDIPTKLFTPIFVMSRVTGWTAHVKEQRANNRIIRPSADYTGPDARSYTPIESR, translated from the coding sequence ATGGTAGATAAAGCATTAGGCGGCGCGGGTTTACGCGGACAAGTGGCTGGTCAAACAGCATTGTGTACTGTTGGACAAAGTGGTTCTGGTTTAACGTATTGTGGTTACGATATTAGCGAACTTGCCGAAAAAGCGCAGTTTGAAGAAGTATCGTTTTTACTCTCACGCGGTGAGTTACCAACAACTAGCGAATTGGCCGAGTATAAAGCAAAGCTAAAAAGTTTACGCGGCTTACCAGATGCGCTTAAAACAGTGCTTGAAAATATTCCTAAAGACGCGCATCCAATGGATGTAATGCGCACAGGTTGCTCAATGTTGGGTAACCTAGAAATGGAAAATGATTTTAGCCAAGCCAACGATGCAATTGATCGTATGGTTGCTGTGTTCCCAAGTATTATTTGCTACTGGTATCGCTTTACACACGACGGCGTACGCATAGAAACACAAACAGATGACGACTCTGTTGGCGCACACTTTTTAACACTGTTACACGATAAAGCACCTAGCGAGTTATTTGCGCAAGTGATGAACGTATCACTAATTTTATACGCAGAGCATGAATTTAACGCCTCTACCTTTACGGGTCGTGTGTGTGCATCAACACTCTCTGATATTCACTCTTGTGTAACTGGTGCGATTGGTACGCTGCGTGGTCCACTTCATGGTGGTGCTAACGAAGCGGCTATGGATATGATCCAAGGTTTCACAAGCGCTGAACATGCCGAACAAGAAGTCATGGGCATGCTTGCACGTAAAGACAAAATTATGGGCTTTGGCCATGCTATTTATCGTGAGTCTGATCCACGTAATGTGATCATTAAAAAATGGTCTGAAAAACTAGCCGATGAAGTAGGCGATACCGTACTTTATCCTGTGTCTGTTCGTTGTGAAGAGATTATGTGGCGCGAGAAAAAACTGTTTTGTAACGCCGATTTTTTTCATGCATCTGCTTATCATTTTATGGATATTCCAACTAAATTATTTACGCCAATATTTGTAATGAGCCGTGTTACGGGTTGGACTGCCCATGTTAAAGAGCAACGTGCTAACAACCGTATTATTCGCCCAAGTGCCGATTATACAGGGCCCGATGCACGTAGTTACACACCAATAGAGTCACGTTAA
- a CDS encoding two-component system response regulator, translated as MYILIVDDDLVDRKLIKKMLISDGAQLHDITEVTCVLDGFQAIEKTYFDVILLDYNMPKEDGIEMLIEMRAKPKLGNTAIIMISSSENSSVAIECIEAGAQDFLPKGDITRSSLNKALIYAKKRFEAEQRMHDSYLAVKHMAERDQLTGLSNRYHFEEVLKVMIANNKRTKNCVALLALDLDNFKNINDTLGHNVGDEILVQTVTRINNCLRRDEGFARLGGDEFAVIIGGICNINQIGMIANRILAKVSEPFVYNGITINCSVSIGSAVYPNDAIESHELLKCADIAMYRSKQSGKGKISFYKAQYQYEFSRRVDIQNSIKHNLENKSFRLFYQPVFCSKTQRISGVEALIRWPDTEISYTPDEFIPIAEECRLIEPLGEWIISTALQQLSDWQQNFQIPLTLSINISPVQLQKSTLLTYLLTTIEKSNVKSSNVILEITETAFMEDSKEVIDILTTLSNNGFRIALDDFGMGYSSISHLMSYPIDIVKLDKSIQPLDDNNDKRLKIIEGLSLMLKALDFSVVAEGIETPTQHALCNTLGIDYLQGFLFARPMPAHEISQLLKKEK; from the coding sequence ATGTATATATTAATTGTTGATGACGACTTAGTAGATCGAAAATTAATAAAAAAAATGCTGATATCTGATGGTGCTCAACTTCATGACATTACTGAGGTAACGTGTGTGCTTGATGGCTTTCAAGCCATTGAAAAAACTTATTTTGATGTAATACTACTCGACTACAATATGCCTAAAGAAGACGGTATTGAAATGCTTATCGAAATGCGAGCAAAACCTAAACTTGGCAATACTGCAATTATTATGATCAGCTCCTCTGAAAACTCAAGCGTAGCAATTGAATGTATAGAGGCCGGAGCTCAAGACTTTTTACCAAAAGGTGATATAACGCGAAGTAGCTTAAATAAAGCACTTATATACGCAAAAAAACGTTTTGAGGCAGAGCAACGTATGCACGACAGCTACCTGGCTGTGAAACATATGGCAGAAAGAGATCAGCTTACGGGACTGTCTAACCGATACCATTTTGAAGAAGTTTTAAAAGTAATGATCGCGAATAATAAACGGACTAAAAACTGTGTTGCGCTGTTAGCTTTGGATTTAGATAACTTCAAAAATATAAACGACACGTTAGGGCACAACGTTGGCGATGAAATATTAGTACAAACGGTAACAAGAATAAATAATTGCCTACGACGCGATGAAGGTTTTGCTAGGCTCGGGGGAGATGAATTTGCCGTTATCATTGGCGGCATTTGTAACATCAATCAAATTGGTATGATCGCAAACAGAATACTAGCTAAAGTCTCTGAGCCTTTTGTATACAATGGTATAACTATTAACTGCAGTGTCAGTATTGGCAGCGCCGTATACCCAAATGACGCAATTGAATCACATGAATTACTAAAGTGTGCTGATATTGCTATGTATCGTTCAAAACAAAGCGGCAAAGGCAAAATCAGTTTTTACAAAGCGCAATATCAATACGAATTTAGCCGCCGCGTCGATATTCAAAATAGTATTAAACATAATCTAGAGAACAAGAGTTTTCGGCTATTCTATCAACCTGTTTTTTGTTCAAAAACTCAGAGAATATCAGGGGTTGAAGCGTTGATCCGTTGGCCCGACACCGAGATTAGTTATACCCCTGACGAGTTTATTCCTATCGCTGAAGAATGCCGACTTATAGAGCCCCTTGGCGAATGGATCATTTCTACGGCATTACAGCAGCTCTCAGATTGGCAACAAAATTTCCAAATACCATTAACGCTATCAATCAACATATCACCAGTGCAGTTACAAAAAAGCACGCTCTTAACGTATTTATTAACCACTATTGAAAAGAGCAATGTAAAATCAAGTAATGTAATACTTGAAATAACTGAAACCGCCTTTATGGAAGACAGCAAAGAGGTTATTGATATATTAACCACGCTTTCGAATAATGGCTTTAGAATTGCTTTGGATGATTTTGGCATGGGGTACTCATCTATATCTCACCTGATGTCCTACCCAATTGACATAGTAAAATTAGATAAAAGCATACAACCATTGGATGATAATAATGATAAACGATTAAAAATAATTGAAGGATTATCGCTCATGCTCAAAGCACTGGATTTTTCTGTTGTGGCTGAAGGTATTGAAACCCCAACGCAACATGCACTTTGCAACACATTGGGAATTGATTACTTACAAGGGTTTTTATTTGCAAGGCCGATGCCTGCACACGAAATCAGTCAGTTACTTAAAAAAGAAAAATAA
- the prpF gene encoding 2-methylaconitate cis-trans isomerase PrpF yields the protein MFKPQIKVPATYMRGGTSKGVFFNLTDLPKPAQVAGEARDNLLLRVIGSPDPYAKQTDGMGGATSSTSKTVILSKSEQADHDVDYLFGQVAIDKPFVDWSGNCGNLTSAVGAFAISNGLVDKSRVPNNGVAIVRVWQANIKKSILVHVPITNGEVQETGDFELDGVTFAAAEVKLEFIDPADGDGALFPTGNVVDDLKVPGVGTLKATMINAGIPTVFINAADIGYTGTELQDDINNDVAALEKLETIRAYGAVKMGLITDINEAQARQHTPKVAFVAAPLDYTASSGKVIEAANINLLVRAMSMGKLHHAMMGTAAVAIGTAAAIEGTLVNIAAGGGALSEVNFGHPSGTLKVGAEAKNSAGNWLVTKASMSRSARVLMEGVARVPE from the coding sequence ATGTTTAAACCGCAAATTAAAGTGCCTGCAACCTATATGCGTGGCGGCACCAGTAAAGGTGTATTTTTTAATTTAACTGATTTGCCAAAGCCTGCTCAAGTAGCAGGCGAGGCGCGCGATAATTTATTACTGCGCGTTATTGGCAGCCCCGATCCGTATGCTAAGCAAACAGATGGCATGGGCGGTGCGACATCAAGTACCAGTAAAACCGTCATTTTAAGTAAAAGTGAGCAAGCCGATCACGATGTTGATTACTTGTTTGGTCAAGTGGCGATAGATAAACCTTTTGTAGATTGGAGCGGTAACTGCGGTAATTTAACGTCAGCAGTCGGTGCTTTTGCCATTAGTAATGGTTTGGTCGATAAAAGCAGAGTACCTAATAACGGTGTTGCTATTGTGCGCGTGTGGCAGGCTAATATTAAAAAAAGCATATTAGTGCATGTCCCTATAACCAATGGCGAAGTGCAAGAAACCGGCGACTTTGAGCTCGATGGCGTTACCTTTGCAGCAGCTGAAGTAAAACTTGAATTTATTGACCCTGCTGATGGCGATGGCGCGCTATTTCCAACAGGTAACGTAGTTGATGACTTAAAAGTACCGGGTGTTGGTACTTTAAAAGCCACGATGATAAACGCAGGTATTCCTACTGTATTTATTAACGCCGCAGATATTGGCTATACCGGCACAGAGCTGCAAGACGATATAAATAACGATGTTGCAGCGCTTGAAAAGCTCGAAACCATTCGCGCTTATGGCGCCGTTAAAATGGGTTTAATCACCGATATTAATGAAGCGCAAGCTCGCCAACATACGCCAAAAGTTGCGTTTGTTGCAGCGCCTTTAGATTACACTGCGTCTAGCGGTAAAGTTATTGAGGCTGCCAACATTAACTTACTCGTGCGCGCAATGTCGATGGGTAAACTGCACCATGCCATGATGGGCACAGCTGCTGTTGCTATTGGCACAGCTGCAGCAATTGAAGGCACACTCGTTAATATAGCCGCTGGTGGCGGCGCATTAAGTGAGGTTAACTTTGGTCATCCGTCGGGCACGCTAAAAGTAGGGGCTGAGGCTAAAAACAGTGCAGGTAATTGGCTTGTCACTAAAGCAAGTATGAGCCGCAGTGCACGGGTATTAATGGAAGGAGTTGCAAGAGTACCCGAATAA
- a CDS encoding response regulator, whose protein sequence is MKKPKPPILIIDDNEVDRYILKRLLKEANLELTIFEKNDGQEALEFLENYEANRQEYPGDFPPILIFLDINMPRVNGMQFLEEFAELRKIIEISSCVVMMFSSSERKEEKEIIMAYDFVKGYLVKGDFQAEDLKEKVQAVIGKYLI, encoded by the coding sequence ATGAAAAAACCGAAACCACCTATATTAATTATTGATGATAACGAAGTGGATCGCTATATCCTTAAAAGACTACTAAAAGAAGCTAATTTAGAACTCACTATTTTTGAGAAAAATGATGGACAAGAAGCGTTAGAATTTTTAGAAAATTATGAAGCTAACAGACAAGAATATCCAGGCGATTTTCCTCCTATTTTAATTTTTTTAGATATCAATATGCCAAGAGTTAACGGAATGCAATTTTTAGAAGAGTTTGCTGAACTGAGAAAAATAATAGAAATAAGCTCCTGTGTGGTTATGATGTTTAGCTCATCTGAAAGAAAAGAAGAAAAAGAGATCATCATGGCATATGACTTTGTTAAAGGTTATTTAGTCAAAGGGGATTTCCAAGCTGAAGATCTAAAAGAAAAAGTACAGGCTGTTATTGGTAAATATTTAATCTGA
- a CDS encoding PAS domain-containing sensor histidine kinase: MPNTKSYIEITPLLNDMQKSLFFDSEIQKSLDNFIELAIKIFDATACSILASSLQTPIELCQHGPKITLTKDDFKNSSNTTVNINSNILRVVTPINLPSHVQFGWIVFERHSDIAFTEKEKSIFSTLKNGLINQLAQRRRLLEATDNVELQLMISELNKDLVCIKDEHFKIVYANDAFKNMYPENMQNNIIDCTTVENYEDEKAKNFLAQDKIALHCGFSQIVENLCRPNGSSFTADTVKQRFENRLGNLYILTVSKDITEKEQLINKIEAAQSELDEFTSITSHDLRSPLNAIKRLLEWISDDCKDLLPKEHLENFQLVINRTNRMQVLLEDLLSYSRINSCDGTLASISLDAIYLDIKELLDLPKTLTVNINANNQLITIPVIPFKIVISNLISNAVKHNDKKNPIIDIALLPDENYYVIEIKDNGPGIEPKYFSLIFKLFQTLQSRDDVEGSGIGLCIAKKHIMNYGGKIEVTSDGKLGSTFTVYWPKK, encoded by the coding sequence ATGCCTAATACAAAAAGCTATATTGAAATAACGCCATTATTAAATGACATGCAAAAGAGTCTTTTTTTTGATAGTGAGATTCAAAAAAGCTTAGATAATTTCATAGAGCTAGCTATTAAAATTTTTGACGCTACGGCATGCTCTATCCTAGCAAGCTCACTTCAGACCCCAATAGAATTATGCCAACATGGCCCAAAAATAACGTTAACGAAAGACGACTTTAAAAACAGTTCAAATACCACAGTAAATATAAACTCCAATATATTAAGAGTTGTTACGCCTATTAATTTGCCCTCACATGTTCAATTTGGCTGGATAGTATTTGAGCGTCACAGTGATATCGCCTTCACAGAAAAAGAAAAATCAATATTCTCTACGTTAAAAAATGGCTTAATAAATCAATTAGCTCAGCGACGTCGCCTACTTGAGGCAACGGATAATGTCGAACTTCAATTAATGATTTCCGAGCTAAATAAAGATTTAGTCTGCATAAAAGATGAACATTTTAAAATAGTGTATGCGAATGATGCATTTAAGAATATGTACCCTGAGAATATGCAAAACAACATCATCGACTGCACTACTGTTGAAAATTATGAAGATGAAAAAGCTAAAAATTTTTTAGCCCAAGACAAAATAGCTCTGCATTGCGGTTTTAGCCAAATAGTCGAAAACCTCTGTAGGCCAAACGGTTCAAGCTTTACCGCTGACACAGTCAAGCAGCGTTTTGAGAATAGATTAGGCAATTTATATATTCTTACGGTCAGTAAAGACATAACTGAGAAAGAGCAGTTAATCAATAAAATAGAAGCAGCACAGAGTGAACTCGATGAATTTACAAGTATTACTTCACATGACTTAAGATCGCCATTAAATGCAATAAAACGTTTACTAGAGTGGATTTCAGATGATTGCAAAGACTTGCTTCCCAAAGAGCACCTTGAGAACTTTCAGTTAGTCATAAATCGTACTAATAGAATGCAGGTGTTATTAGAAGATCTACTGAGCTATTCGCGGATAAATAGTTGTGATGGTACGCTGGCAAGTATATCTTTAGACGCTATCTACCTTGATATCAAAGAGCTATTGGACCTCCCAAAAACACTCACCGTTAATATTAACGCGAATAATCAATTAATAACCATACCTGTTATCCCTTTTAAAATCGTAATTTCAAATCTTATAAGTAATGCCGTTAAGCATAATGATAAAAAAAATCCTATTATTGATATTGCGTTACTCCCCGATGAAAATTACTACGTTATTGAAATAAAGGATAATGGTCCAGGAATAGAACCTAAATATTTTTCTCTCATTTTTAAATTATTTCAAACTTTACAATCTCGTGATGACGTAGAGGGCAGCGGTATTGGGCTGTGTATCGCAAAAAAGCATATTATGAATTACGGCGGCAAAATAGAAGTAACTTCTGATGGAAAACTTGGCAGTACATTTACTGTTTACTGGCCTAAAAAATGA
- the acnD gene encoding Fe/S-dependent 2-methylisocitrate dehydratase AcnD translates to MTIINNTQYRKPLPGSNVDYYDTQEAVDAIKPGAYATLPYSSRVFAENLVRRCDPAMLTDALNQLIERKQDLDFPWYPARVVCHDILGQTALVDLAGLRDAIAAKGGDPAKVNPVVPTQLIVDHSLAVEHAGFDPDAFEKNRAIEDRRNDDRFHFINWTKTAFKNIDVIPPGNGIMHQINLEKMSPVIQNRDGIAFPDTLVGTDSHTPHVDALGVIAVGVGGLEAESVMLGRASYIRLPDIVGVELTGKRQPGITATDIVLAITEFLREQRVVSTYLEFYGEGADALTLGDRATISNMTPEFGATAAMFYIDDKTIDYLRLTGREEEQIALVENYAKTAGLWSDSLKTAKYERVLKFDLSSVGRNIAGPSNPHRRVSTSDLAKEGISGVVENEEGLMPDGSCIIAAITSCTNTSNPRNVIAAALLARNANAKGLMRKPWVKTSLAPGSKAVQSYLEDANLLTELEQLGFGIVGFACTTCNGMSGALDPVIQKEVIDRDLYTTAVLSGNRNFDGRIHPYAKQAFLASPPLVVAYAIAGTIRFDIEKGILGQDQQGNDITLKDLWPSDEEIDAVIKQSVKPEQFRKVYEPMFNLTVDYGEDNDPLYDWRPESTYIRRPPYWEGALAGERTMTGMRALAVLGDNITTDHLSPSNAIMASSAAGEYLTKMNVPEEDYNSYATHRGDHLTAQRATFANPKLLNEMVLDENGEVKQGSYARIEPQGTNTRMWEAIETYMERKQPLIIVAGADYGQGSSRDWAAKGVRLAGVEVIAAEGFERIHRTNLIGMGVLPLEFKAGTTRKTLKLDGSETYDVAGDLKPGATVNLSITRKEGEVLTVPMKCRIDTQEELSIYAAGGVLQRFAQDFLEATQSA, encoded by the coding sequence ATGACCATAATTAATAATACCCAATACCGTAAACCTCTACCGGGCTCAAACGTCGACTATTACGATACGCAAGAAGCCGTAGATGCAATTAAGCCAGGTGCATACGCCACGCTACCTTATTCATCACGTGTATTTGCCGAGAATCTAGTACGCCGATGCGATCCTGCCATGTTAACCGATGCACTTAATCAGCTGATTGAGCGCAAACAAGACTTAGATTTTCCGTGGTATCCAGCGCGTGTGGTCTGCCACGATATTTTAGGGCAAACAGCACTTGTTGATTTAGCAGGGCTTCGTGATGCAATTGCAGCCAAAGGCGGCGACCCGGCAAAAGTGAACCCAGTGGTACCCACACAGTTAATAGTTGATCATTCACTAGCGGTAGAGCATGCCGGTTTTGATCCTGACGCATTTGAAAAAAACCGCGCTATTGAAGACAGACGCAATGACGACCGCTTTCACTTTATCAACTGGACAAAAACTGCGTTTAAAAATATTGACGTTATTCCACCGGGTAACGGCATTATGCATCAAATTAATCTTGAAAAAATGTCGCCGGTTATTCAAAACCGAGATGGCATTGCCTTCCCAGATACACTAGTCGGTACCGACAGCCACACGCCACATGTTGATGCGCTGGGCGTTATTGCTGTTGGCGTAGGTGGGCTTGAAGCTGAAAGCGTAATGCTTGGCCGCGCTTCTTATATTCGCTTACCTGATATTGTCGGTGTTGAACTAACAGGTAAGCGCCAACCAGGTATTACCGCAACCGATATTGTGTTGGCTATTACTGAATTTTTACGCGAGCAACGTGTTGTATCTACTTATTTAGAGTTTTACGGTGAAGGTGCTGACGCGCTTACACTTGGTGACAGAGCAACTATTTCGAACATGACGCCTGAATTTGGCGCAACTGCAGCTATGTTTTATATCGATGATAAAACAATAGATTACTTGCGTTTAACCGGTCGCGAAGAAGAACAAATTGCCCTTGTAGAAAACTACGCTAAAACAGCAGGCCTTTGGAGCGATAGCTTAAAAACCGCAAAATATGAGCGTGTACTTAAGTTTGACTTATCAAGCGTAGGGCGCAATATTGCCGGTCCATCTAATCCGCACCGCCGTGTGTCGACAAGCGATTTAGCTAAAGAAGGTATTTCGGGCGTTGTTGAAAATGAAGAAGGCTTAATGCCAGACGGCTCATGTATTATTGCCGCTATTACTAGCTGTACTAATACCAGTAATCCACGCAATGTAATTGCCGCAGCACTGCTTGCCCGTAACGCAAATGCTAAGGGGTTAATGCGTAAACCTTGGGTTAAAACTTCATTAGCACCGGGCTCAAAAGCGGTGCAATCATACCTTGAAGATGCAAACCTATTAACAGAGCTTGAGCAACTGGGCTTTGGCATTGTTGGTTTTGCGTGTACAACGTGTAACGGCATGAGCGGTGCCCTTGACCCTGTTATTCAAAAAGAAGTCATCGATCGCGATTTATACACGACAGCGGTGCTTTCGGGCAATCGTAACTTTGATGGGCGTATTCATCCTTATGCTAAGCAAGCATTTTTAGCGTCACCTCCTTTAGTTGTTGCGTACGCCATTGCAGGTACTATTCGCTTTGATATTGAAAAAGGGATACTAGGGCAAGATCAACAAGGCAACGATATTACGCTTAAAGATTTATGGCCGTCTGACGAAGAGATTGATGCAGTAATTAAGCAAAGCGTTAAGCCAGAGCAATTTAGAAAAGTATACGAGCCGATGTTTAATTTAACCGTAGATTACGGTGAAGATAACGATCCTCTCTACGACTGGCGTCCAGAAAGTACGTACATTCGTCGCCCGCCTTATTGGGAAGGTGCACTTGCGGGTGAGCGCACAATGACCGGTATGCGTGCGCTTGCAGTGCTTGGTGATAACATTACAACGGATCATTTATCGCCATCAAACGCAATTATGGCAAGCAGTGCTGCTGGCGAGTACCTGACCAAAATGAACGTGCCAGAAGAAGATTACAACTCGTACGCAACGCATCGAGGCGATCATTTAACAGCGCAGCGTGCAACCTTTGCAAACCCAAAACTACTTAATGAAATGGTGCTTGATGAAAACGGTGAGGTCAAACAAGGTTCTTACGCGCGAATAGAGCCACAAGGCACTAATACTCGTATGTGGGAAGCAATCGAAACTTACATGGAGCGTAAGCAACCGCTTATTATCGTAGCCGGTGCCGATTACGGTCAAGGTTCGTCGCGTGATTGGGCGGCAAAAGGGGTAAGACTTGCAGGCGTTGAAGTAATAGCAGCTGAAGGTTTTGAGCGTATTCACCGTACTAACTTAATTGGTATGGGTGTGTTACCGCTTGAATTTAAAGCGGGCACAACGCGTAAAACGCTCAAGCTAGATGGCAGTGAAACGTACGATGTAGCGGGTGATTTAAAACCAGGTGCCACCGTTAATTTAAGTATTACCCGTAAAGAGGGTGAAGTACTCACCGTACCTATGAAGTGCCGTATCGACACCCAAGAAGAGCTTTCTATTTACGCAGCTGGTGGTGTGTTACAACGCTTTGCACAAGACTTTTTAGAAGCAACACAATCTGCATAA